In Pantoea cypripedii, the following proteins share a genomic window:
- a CDS encoding DsbE family thiol:disulfide interchange protein: MNKKILFIPLVLFLLLAAALLWQLSRNANGDDPTLLESALIGKPVPVFKLEALDKPGKIYSQQVLTDGKPILLNVWATWCPTCRAEHEYLNTLAEKGIRVVGLNYKDDRTKAVTWLNTLGNPYALSLYDGDGMLGLDLGVYGAPETFLIDGKGIIRYRHAGDMNERVWQQEVKPLWDKYSKEAGA; this comes from the coding sequence ATGAACAAGAAGATCCTTTTTATTCCGCTGGTATTGTTTCTGCTGCTGGCGGCGGCGCTGCTGTGGCAGTTGTCGCGCAACGCCAACGGTGACGACCCGACGTTGCTGGAATCTGCGTTGATCGGTAAACCGGTGCCGGTATTTAAGCTGGAAGCCCTCGACAAACCGGGCAAAATCTACAGCCAGCAGGTTCTGACCGATGGCAAGCCGATTCTGCTTAACGTCTGGGCCACCTGGTGTCCTACTTGTCGCGCCGAGCATGAATATCTCAACACGCTGGCGGAAAAAGGCATTCGCGTGGTCGGTCTTAATTATAAAGACGACCGCACCAAAGCCGTGACCTGGTTGAATACGCTGGGCAATCCTTACGCACTCAGCCTGTATGACGGTGATGGCATGCTGGGTCTCGATTTGGGTGTTTATGGCGCGCCAGAAACCTTCCTGATTGATGGTAAAGGCATTATTCGCTATCGCCACGCGGGCGACATGAACGAGCGCGTCTGGCAGCAGGAAGTGAAACCGCTGTGGGATAAATACAGCAAGGAGGCAGGCGCGTGA
- the ccmI gene encoding c-type cytochrome biogenesis protein CcmI translates to MSGFWITLIILLAAACALFLSAGWRQRVASNGDRDRLNTDFYQQRLRELERDEEEGVVAERPEMVRELQQTLLTDVPQPGEAARNQQSSRWILLPGVGLLVVVSLGMYLKTGGLAQLAGWTSVQEEYPALRARVMDPQAKPLTMEELARLQLGLRTSLQSDPQNLNDWTMLGRLGMVLNNASDASQAFERALQLAPNNLELQQDYAEVLTRSSDPQDNRQASVLLRDLLKRDHSNVRTLSLLAFNAFEQQQYDEAIGAWQMMLKLLPAGDKRIAMIERSIEQAKTDAGQQNTHLALTVSLNPQAEKMLPQGGVMYISVTDGVSPVPVAVKRFPLSHFPLSLTLDDSNAMMPDRLLSAQHQVQIRVRISRDGSANPQSGDWFGLSAVTPWDGHQQLAVEINQQQP, encoded by the coding sequence ATGAGTGGATTCTGGATTACCCTGATTATTTTACTGGCTGCGGCTTGTGCGTTGTTTCTCAGCGCGGGCTGGCGTCAGCGCGTGGCCAGCAATGGCGATCGCGATCGTCTGAATACTGACTTTTATCAGCAGCGCCTGCGTGAACTGGAGCGGGATGAAGAGGAAGGTGTGGTAGCGGAGCGTCCGGAAATGGTACGCGAGCTGCAACAAACCTTGCTGACCGATGTTCCGCAACCGGGTGAAGCCGCGCGCAACCAGCAAAGCAGCCGCTGGATTCTGTTGCCGGGCGTCGGATTACTGGTGGTGGTGTCGCTGGGAATGTATCTGAAAACCGGCGGGCTGGCGCAGCTGGCGGGTTGGACGTCAGTGCAGGAGGAATATCCGGCGCTGCGCGCGCGCGTGATGGACCCGCAGGCCAAGCCGTTGACCATGGAAGAACTGGCGCGACTGCAACTGGGGCTACGTACTTCACTGCAATCCGACCCGCAAAACCTGAATGACTGGACCATGCTGGGCCGCCTCGGCATGGTGCTGAACAATGCCAGCGATGCCAGCCAGGCGTTCGAACGGGCGTTGCAGCTGGCTCCGAATAATCTGGAACTGCAGCAGGATTACGCCGAGGTGCTGACGCGCTCCAGCGATCCGCAGGATAATCGTCAGGCCAGCGTGTTGCTGCGTGACCTGCTGAAACGCGATCACAGCAACGTGCGTACCCTGAGTTTGCTGGCATTTAACGCCTTCGAACAGCAGCAATATGACGAGGCGATTGGTGCCTGGCAGATGATGCTGAAACTGTTACCGGCCGGGGATAAGCGTATCGCGATGATCGAGCGCAGTATTGAACAAGCGAAAACTGACGCGGGACAGCAAAATACGCATCTGGCATTGACGGTGAGTTTAAATCCGCAGGCAGAAAAAATGTTGCCGCAGGGCGGAGTGATGTATATTTCTGTTACTGACGGTGTATCACCGGTGCCTGTGGCTGTGAAGCGTTTTCCGCTCAGCCATTTCCCGTTATCGCTCACGCTGGATGACAGTAACGCTATGATGCCTGACCGTTTATTGTCGGCGCAGCATCAGGTGCAGATCCGGGTTCGTATTTCGCGCGATGGTAGCGCCAATCCTCAGTCTGGCGATTGGTTTGGTTTAAGCGCGGTTACCCCCTGGGATGGTCATCAGCAACTTGCTGTGGAAATTAATCAGCAGCAGCCCTGA
- a CDS encoding cytochrome c-type biogenesis protein, with protein MKRLLLLLAGVLLSTSLWAAIDTYQFDSVQQEEQYRDLTGSLRCPKCQNNSIADSNAMIAADMRLKVYELMKQGQSRQQIINYMVARYGNFVTYEPPVTPSTLILWVGPALFVVLGGLIIILRSRQRKTRSELDENEQQRLAAILKRDGKS; from the coding sequence GTGAAACGGCTGCTTCTTTTGCTCGCGGGGGTGCTGCTGAGCACCAGCCTGTGGGCAGCGATCGATACTTACCAGTTCGATTCGGTACAGCAGGAGGAGCAGTACCGCGACCTGACCGGTTCGCTGCGCTGCCCGAAATGCCAGAACAACAGCATTGCCGATTCCAACGCCATGATTGCGGCGGATATGCGCCTGAAAGTGTATGAATTGATGAAGCAGGGGCAGAGCCGACAGCAAATCATCAATTACATGGTGGCGCGCTATGGCAACTTCGTGACCTATGAACCTCCGGTCACGCCATCTACCCTGATTTTGTGGGTTGGCCCGGCGCTGTTTGTGGTGCTGGGTGGCCTGATCATTATCCTGCGCAGTCGCCAGCGTAAAACGCGCAGCGAACTGGATGAAAACGAACAACAGCGCCTTGCGGCGATTTTGAAGCGTGACGGGAAGTCGTAA
- a CDS encoding heme lyase CcmF/NrfE family subunit has product MMPEIGSFLLCLALGLALLLSVYPLWGAVRQDARLMALARPLTWGMFACIAGAFLVLVHAFIVNDFTVAYVATNSNTLLPVYYRIAATWGAHEGSLLLWVLLLSTWTLAVAIFSRGMPQDALARVLSVMGMINLGFLLFITLTSNPFTRTLPNFPIDGSDLNPMLQDIGLIFHPPLLYMGYVGFSVAFAFAIASLMAGRLDTAWARWSRPWTTAAWVFLTIGIVLGSAWAYYELGWGGWWFWDPVENASFMPWLAGTALMHSLAVTEKRGSFKSWTVLLAITAFSLSLLGTFLVRSGVLVSVHSFASDPARGMFILAFLVIVIGSSLLLYAIKGGQVRSRVQNEAWSRESFLLGNNVLLIAAMLVVLLGTLLPLVHKQLGLGSISVGEPFFNTMFTWLMAPFALMLGIGPLVRWRRDEPQKLWKRLGIALLVTLILSIALPWLLQDRIEAMTVIGLLMSIWVILLTLMELHERATHRHTFFSGLRHLTRSHWGMVLGHLGVAVTVIGIAFSTQYSVERDVRMKSGDNVDIHNYHFIFRDVHNLQGPNYSGGVAIIDVTRDGKPEAVLHAEKRFYTAARTMMTEAAISGGFTRDLYAALGEELDDGSWAVRIYYKPFVRWIWFGGVFMAVGGLLCLLDPRYRSRKKTPREEQA; this is encoded by the coding sequence TTATCGTCAACGACTTCACCGTGGCCTATGTCGCGACCAACTCCAATACGCTGCTGCCGGTGTATTACCGCATAGCGGCGACCTGGGGTGCACATGAAGGTTCGTTGCTGTTATGGGTGCTGCTGCTCAGCACCTGGACGCTGGCGGTGGCGATTTTCAGTCGCGGCATGCCGCAGGATGCGCTGGCGCGCGTACTGTCGGTGATGGGGATGATTAACCTCGGCTTCCTGCTGTTTATCACCCTGACATCGAACCCCTTTACCCGCACCTTACCGAACTTCCCGATTGATGGCAGCGATCTTAACCCGATGTTGCAGGATATCGGCCTGATTTTCCATCCGCCGTTGCTGTATATGGGCTATGTCGGTTTCTCAGTCGCGTTTGCCTTTGCCATTGCTTCGCTGATGGCGGGCCGACTGGATACCGCCTGGGCGCGCTGGTCACGTCCGTGGACCACCGCCGCCTGGGTATTCCTGACTATCGGCATCGTGCTTGGCTCGGCCTGGGCTTATTACGAGCTGGGCTGGGGTGGCTGGTGGTTCTGGGATCCGGTAGAAAACGCGTCCTTTATGCCGTGGCTGGCCGGTACGGCGCTGATGCACTCGCTGGCGGTGACGGAAAAACGCGGCAGTTTCAAATCCTGGACAGTGCTGCTGGCGATCACCGCGTTCTCGCTCAGTCTGCTGGGGACTTTCCTCGTACGTTCTGGCGTGCTGGTGTCGGTACACTCGTTTGCGTCCGACCCGGCGCGCGGCATGTTTATCCTCGCCTTCCTGGTGATCGTGATTGGCAGCTCGCTGTTGCTGTACGCGATTAAAGGGGGCCAGGTACGTAGCCGGGTGCAAAATGAAGCCTGGTCGCGTGAATCTTTCCTGCTCGGCAATAACGTCCTGTTGATTGCCGCCATGCTGGTGGTGCTGCTGGGAACCCTGTTGCCGCTGGTGCATAAGCAGCTGGGCCTGGGCAGCATTTCCGTCGGTGAACCCTTCTTTAATACCATGTTCACCTGGCTGATGGCGCCGTTCGCGCTGATGCTGGGCATTGGGCCGCTGGTGCGCTGGCGTCGTGACGAACCGCAGAAGCTGTGGAAGCGTCTGGGGATCGCGCTGCTAGTTACGCTGATCCTCTCTATCGCTCTGCCGTGGTTGTTGCAGGATCGCATTGAAGCGATGACGGTGATCGGGCTGCTGATGTCGATTTGGGTGATCCTCCTGACGCTGATGGAGCTGCATGAACGCGCCACCCATCGTCACACTTTCTTTTCCGGTCTGCGTCATCTGACGCGCAGCCACTGGGGCATGGTGCTCGGTCATCTCGGCGTTGCGGTGACGGTGATTGGTATCGCCTTCAGTACGCAATACAGCGTGGAACGCGATGTGCGCATGAAGTCTGGCGATAATGTTGATATCCATAATTATCACTTTATTTTCCGCGATGTTCACAACCTGCAAGGTCCGAACTACAGCGGTGGCGTGGCGATCATCGACGTGACCCGTGATGGCAAACCGGAAGCGGTGCTGCATGCGGAAAAACGCTTCTATACGGCGGCGCGTACCATGATGACCGAAGCCGCGATCAGCGGTGGCTTTACCCGCGATCTCTACGCCGCGTTAGGAGAAGAGCTGGATGATGGCTCCTGGGCGGTGCGTATTTATTACAAACCGTTCGTGCGCTGGATTTGGTTCGGCGGCGTGTTTATGGCGGTGGGTGGCCTGCTGTGTCTGCTCGATCCGCGTTATCGTTCGCGCAAAAAAACGCCACGGGAGGAGCAGGCATGA